Proteins from a genomic interval of Treponema brennaborense DSM 12168:
- a CDS encoding DUF2225 domain-containing protein: MVRTTRKAPDEGKKPVISYYTKDKVYCPVCRKSFEHEDMLSGGGRMIAGSLTDELHRIFEPSARFGPVYPLLYAIGACPVCHTALFWNDFKTLAPDDAKIILENEDERKKAVSAVFPYYNLTRNRTLFDGAAMYYLALLTYEKTSAAYSPTIKKAIIALRLAWLCGDLNAVCPGRNYDYVQQVFYRKAMFFYQQALEYETGRVESIAGVANFGPDIDKNYGYDGVVYLCGLLEYKYGQREDNNLRLKKLDEYKRAIARIFGLGKSSKNKPGPLLEHSRNLYDSIAKELKDASDIDIDLDDD; encoded by the coding sequence ATGGTGCGCACAACGCGGAAAGCGCCGGATGAAGGAAAGAAACCGGTAATATCGTATTATACCAAGGACAAAGTTTATTGTCCGGTATGCCGCAAATCGTTTGAACATGAAGACATGCTGAGCGGCGGCGGCCGTATGATTGCCGGAAGCCTGACGGACGAACTGCACCGTATTTTCGAGCCGTCGGCCCGGTTCGGCCCCGTGTATCCGCTGCTGTACGCGATCGGCGCGTGTCCGGTGTGCCACACCGCCTTGTTCTGGAACGATTTCAAGACGCTTGCTCCCGACGACGCCAAAATCATTCTTGAAAACGAAGACGAACGGAAAAAAGCCGTTTCCGCCGTATTCCCGTATTACAATCTGACTCGGAACCGGACGCTGTTCGACGGCGCGGCGATGTACTATCTGGCGCTGCTTACGTATGAAAAAACGTCCGCCGCCTATTCTCCGACGATAAAAAAAGCGATTATCGCGCTGCGCCTTGCCTGGCTGTGCGGTGATTTGAACGCCGTGTGTCCCGGCCGCAATTACGATTACGTTCAGCAAGTATTTTACCGGAAGGCGATGTTTTTCTACCAGCAGGCGCTCGAATATGAAACCGGCCGCGTGGAAAGTATTGCGGGCGTTGCGAATTTCGGGCCGGATATCGATAAAAATTACGGTTACGACGGCGTCGTCTATTTGTGCGGGCTGCTCGAATACAAATACGGGCAGCGCGAAGACAATAATCTCCGGCTGAAAAAACTCGACGAATATAAACGCGCGATTGCCCGTATCTTCGGATTGGGAAAATCGTCCAAAAACAAGCCGGGACCGCTTTTGGAACATTCGCGCAATTTGTACGACAGTATTGCAAAGGAGCTGAAAGACGCTTCCGATATCGATATCGACTTGGACGACGACTGA
- a CDS encoding desulfoferrodoxin family protein: protein MNMNTEFLLCGDCKSVLLKIPGTVPNAPEGTAPLAAGVVEASHEKHVPVAVRHADTVSVDVGSTLHPMTAEHYILWILLRTDTGFHIRTLAPGQEPKADFVLAKQEKPVTVYAMCNIHGLWQADM from the coding sequence ATGAATATGAATACGGAATTCCTTTTATGCGGCGATTGTAAATCAGTTTTGCTGAAAATTCCGGGAACCGTTCCCAATGCGCCGGAGGGAACGGCGCCGCTCGCTGCCGGCGTCGTTGAAGCTTCTCATGAAAAACACGTACCCGTTGCGGTGCGGCACGCGGATACCGTTTCGGTGGACGTCGGCAGCACGCTTCATCCGATGACTGCGGAACATTATATTTTATGGATACTGCTCCGCACCGATACCGGATTCCATATCAGGACGCTCGCTCCCGGACAGGAGCCGAAAGCCGATTTCGTTCTTGCAAAACAGGAAAAACCGGTAACCGTGTACGCCATGTGCAATATCCACGGTTTGTGGCAAGCGGATATGTAA
- the truA gene encoding tRNA pseudouridine(38-40) synthase TruA, with protein sequence MKNVLLTVSYDGTDFCGWQRQDHADRGEPVRTVQAELERALRIMLKTPVALTGSGRTDSGVHAFAQAANFLSPFDSVPPENYVPALNSSLPPDVRVTAAREVPPGFHARFDARMRTYRYFLYCGATPPAHETRYVWPIRRYPDIARLNRMASCLYGEIDCTTFAAAGDPCESKKRYLEKAVFYADGDKLVFEIAANAFLWKMVRSVVGSLVYYEQKGKDADFFAEILRARDRRSAGPTAPPQGLFLWNVDFESCKRH encoded by the coding sequence ATGAAAAACGTTTTGCTGACCGTTTCATACGACGGAACCGATTTTTGCGGCTGGCAGCGGCAGGATCACGCCGATCGGGGCGAGCCGGTGCGGACCGTACAGGCTGAATTGGAGCGCGCGCTCCGGATCATGCTCAAAACGCCCGTCGCGCTCACCGGATCCGGCCGGACCGATTCCGGCGTTCACGCGTTCGCCCAAGCGGCGAACTTCCTGTCGCCGTTCGATTCCGTTCCGCCGGAAAATTACGTGCCCGCGCTGAACAGTTCGCTGCCGCCCGATGTCCGCGTTACCGCCGCCCGGGAAGTTCCGCCCGGTTTTCACGCGCGATTCGACGCCCGGATGAGAACGTATCGCTACTTTCTCTATTGCGGAGCGACTCCTCCCGCCCACGAAACGCGCTACGTCTGGCCGATACGGCGGTATCCCGATATCGCCCGGCTTAACCGCATGGCTTCGTGTCTGTACGGAGAAATCGACTGTACGACTTTTGCGGCTGCCGGCGATCCGTGCGAATCGAAAAAACGGTATCTCGAAAAAGCCGTTTTTTACGCCGACGGTGATAAACTCGTGTTTGAAATAGCCGCTAACGCGTTTTTGTGGAAAATGGTGCGTTCCGTCGTCGGCTCGCTCGTGTATTACGAACAGAAAGGAAAAGACGCCGATTTTTTTGCGGAAATCCTTCGTGCCCGAGACCGCCGTTCGGCCGGTCCTACCGCGCCGCCGCAGGGACTTTTTTTATGGAACGTCGATTTTGAATCCTGCAAACGGCACTGA
- a CDS encoding uracil-DNA glycosylase has product MTAGEKQTFYQLLKTADRWIRGYPSAVFTAPQPVFGDDVRVLPPQPSVRAAVAADTLPETAAALERIVQKIAGCTRCQLCKTRKNTVPGIGVPNPAVMVIGEGPGADEDASGIPFVGRAGQLLDKMLASISLSRTTNCYIANIVKCRPPGNRDPLPEESEACAAFLEAQISLLKPAAILAVGRVAAQNLLKTTVGIGKLRGKFTEYNGIPFLATYHPSALLRNEDLKRPAWEDLKLFRSGLQQLYPEYDVPFKAARPQ; this is encoded by the coding sequence ATGACAGCAGGAGAAAAACAGACTTTTTACCAGTTACTCAAAACGGCGGATCGCTGGATCCGCGGATATCCGTCCGCCGTTTTTACCGCACCGCAGCCGGTATTCGGCGACGACGTACGCGTACTGCCGCCGCAACCGTCGGTACGTGCGGCGGTAGCCGCGGATACGCTGCCGGAAACCGCCGCAGCGCTTGAGCGTATCGTGCAGAAGATCGCGGGCTGCACCCGCTGCCAACTGTGCAAAACGCGGAAAAACACGGTTCCGGGAATCGGCGTGCCCAATCCGGCCGTCATGGTGATCGGAGAAGGACCCGGAGCGGATGAAGACGCGAGCGGCATTCCGTTCGTCGGCAGAGCGGGTCAATTGCTGGACAAAATGCTCGCGTCCATATCGCTTTCCCGAACGACGAACTGCTACATTGCGAACATCGTCAAATGCCGGCCGCCGGGAAACCGAGATCCGCTGCCGGAAGAAAGCGAAGCGTGCGCGGCTTTTCTTGAAGCGCAGATCAGTCTTCTGAAACCGGCGGCAATACTTGCCGTCGGCAGGGTCGCCGCTCAAAATCTGCTCAAAACGACGGTCGGCATCGGTAAATTGCGCGGCAAATTCACCGAATACAACGGCATTCCGTTTTTGGCAACGTATCATCCGAGCGCACTGCTGCGTAACGAAGACCTCAAACGCCCGGCATGGGAAGATTTGAAACTGTTCAGAAGCGGACTGCAGCAGCTGTATCCCGAATACGACGTTCCGTTCAAGGCGGCCCGACCGCAATGA
- a CDS encoding holo-ACP synthase, with the protein MIIGIGIDIVKVTRFIRWTENRNLAERFFHCDELTVLDRGGSRAAESLAVRFAAKEAFGKALGSGLTGLTLQDICVVPDFRGRPHLELHGSAKKLFELSGANTVHVSLSHETEYAVAYVVLEKI; encoded by the coding sequence ATGATTATCGGCATAGGTATTGATATTGTAAAAGTAACCCGATTTATCCGATGGACGGAAAACCGGAATCTTGCGGAGCGTTTTTTTCATTGCGACGAGCTGACCGTGCTCGACCGCGGCGGCAGCCGTGCGGCGGAATCGCTGGCGGTGCGCTTCGCGGCAAAAGAAGCGTTCGGCAAAGCGCTCGGCAGCGGACTTACTGGTTTGACCTTGCAGGATATTTGCGTCGTGCCCGATTTCAGGGGACGGCCGCATCTTGAGCTGCACGGCTCCGCAAAAAAACTGTTCGAGCTTTCCGGTGCGAATACGGTTCACGTATCTTTAAGTCACGAGACGGAATACGCCGTCGCGTACGTGGTGCTTGAAAAAATATAA
- the priA gene encoding replication restart helicase PriA, which translates to MIRYVETVLNVPLPQSFTYLADGDTAEAVRPGMRAEVRFGSRRMTAFIVSVADVPPAHLAVPAEKLKYLTRLLDAEPVFTAEHIALSAWIARYYLCTQGEAISAMIPSGKRETDSPGFSFTDDAIEFEARTLSEEQKRAAEGIFAPGSKLHYVYGPTGTGKTEVFLQAAQKMLDEGKGVIYLVPEIGLTHQVREAVVRRFGHTAAVLHSELTPSQRLKQWKRILEKDARVVIGARSAVFAPVPDLGLIIIDEEHDGSYKSGTTPRYHARQVAMHRCAEHGIPLVMGSATPSVEAWHLMQTGAIARHTLTQRLAGGAQPEIEVVNLSEAGTADGCLSERLCAEIRRTLDEKRQTILFLNRRGFTHFFRCNTCGYELTCKNCSVALTYHKHEKRLRCHYCGWLVEPPSLCPECGSVDVGYSGFGTEFIEAETKAKFPQARVSRIDTDSLTKKGELQEKLAEFRNGEVDILLGTQMVAKGLNFPNLKLVGVVLADTGLHMPDFRAAERTFALITQVAGRAGRFFPDGKVIVQSFSPDRDAIARACKGDAAGFYAQELSQRQLLGFPPFCRMIRLVFRSAISETAQHAAEGAAVILAEEVRKLNGTRLEASREPAHRTDGVQADATQIEILGPSECPLAMIAANYRWQVLLRGPSVSALQSVCARFIYGYKAPLHVYIEADVDPVSLL; encoded by the coding sequence ATGATCCGTTACGTTGAAACCGTGCTGAACGTGCCGCTTCCGCAAAGTTTCACGTATTTGGCGGACGGCGACACGGCAGAAGCCGTTCGGCCGGGAATGCGGGCTGAAGTCCGCTTCGGTTCACGGCGGATGACCGCGTTCATCGTGAGTGTCGCCGACGTTCCGCCCGCGCATTTAGCGGTTCCTGCGGAAAAATTGAAATACCTCACCCGCCTGCTCGACGCGGAACCCGTTTTCACCGCCGAACATATCGCCCTTTCAGCCTGGATCGCCCGATATTACCTGTGCACGCAGGGAGAAGCCATCTCCGCGATGATTCCGTCCGGAAAACGGGAAACCGACAGTCCGGGATTTTCTTTTACCGACGACGCAATCGAATTCGAGGCGCGCACGCTTTCGGAAGAACAAAAACGTGCGGCGGAAGGTATTTTCGCTCCGGGTTCAAAGCTGCATTACGTGTACGGCCCGACGGGAACCGGCAAAACGGAAGTGTTTTTGCAGGCGGCGCAGAAAATGCTGGACGAAGGCAAAGGCGTCATTTATCTGGTCCCCGAAATCGGCCTCACCCACCAAGTCAGGGAAGCCGTCGTCCGCCGTTTCGGACACACGGCGGCGGTGCTGCATTCGGAATTGACGCCGAGTCAGCGGCTCAAACAATGGAAACGGATACTCGAAAAAGACGCGCGCGTCGTTATCGGCGCACGAAGCGCGGTTTTTGCGCCCGTACCCGATCTGGGACTCATCATCATAGACGAAGAACACGACGGTTCGTATAAATCGGGAACCACTCCGCGGTATCACGCACGGCAAGTCGCCATGCACCGCTGTGCGGAACACGGTATACCGCTTGTCATGGGAAGCGCGACGCCGTCCGTAGAAGCGTGGCATCTGATGCAAACCGGCGCAATCGCCCGGCATACGCTCACGCAGCGTCTGGCAGGCGGCGCTCAGCCCGAAATCGAAGTGGTCAATTTGTCGGAAGCGGGAACGGCCGACGGCTGTCTGTCGGAGCGGCTGTGTGCGGAAATCAGACGGACGCTCGACGAAAAACGGCAGACAATCCTGTTTTTGAACAGACGGGGATTCACCCATTTTTTCAGATGCAATACGTGCGGATACGAGCTTACCTGCAAAAACTGCTCGGTCGCCCTCACCTACCACAAGCACGAAAAACGCCTGCGCTGCCATTACTGCGGCTGGTTGGTGGAGCCGCCGTCGTTGTGTCCCGAATGCGGTTCCGTCGACGTCGGTTATTCGGGGTTCGGCACAGAATTCATTGAAGCCGAGACGAAAGCTAAATTTCCGCAGGCGCGCGTCAGCAGAATAGACACGGACAGTTTGACGAAAAAGGGCGAACTGCAGGAAAAACTCGCCGAATTCAGAAACGGTGAAGTCGACATACTGCTCGGCACGCAGATGGTTGCGAAAGGACTTAATTTTCCGAATCTGAAGCTGGTAGGCGTCGTGCTTGCCGATACGGGACTGCACATGCCCGATTTCCGGGCAGCCGAACGGACGTTCGCGCTCATCACGCAGGTCGCCGGCCGCGCGGGGCGATTTTTTCCCGACGGAAAGGTCATCGTACAAAGTTTCAGCCCCGACCGGGACGCGATCGCGCGCGCGTGTAAGGGAGACGCCGCCGGATTTTACGCACAGGAGCTGTCCCAGCGGCAGCTGCTCGGATTTCCGCCGTTTTGCCGAATGATACGGCTCGTGTTCAGATCGGCGATTTCAGAAACGGCACAGCACGCAGCCGAAGGAGCGGCGGTCATCCTCGCCGAAGAAGTACGGAAACTGAACGGAACCCGGCTGGAAGCATCGCGGGAACCTGCGCACCGGACGGACGGCGTGCAAGCCGACGCGACACAAATCGAAATACTCGGCCCGTCCGAATGCCCGCTGGCAATGATTGCGGCGAATTACCGGTGGCAAGTGCTTTTGCGCGGTCCGTCCGTAAGCGCGCTGCAGAGCGTCTGCGCGCGATTCATCTACGGATACAAAGCGCCGCTGCACGTGTACATTGAAGCCGACGTAGATCCGGTCAGTTTACTGTAA